Genomic DNA from Corynebacterium kroppenstedtii:
GTCTTTACGACGCCACGTATGTCTTCGATTTACCATTTACCTATCCGCCATTTGCCGCTGTAGTTTTTTCGCCGATGATCCTTATGGAGCGTAAACCACTCATTGTGATCTGGCAGCTGGGGTCTCTTGTGATTCTATTTGCCGTAATCGCGGCGACTCTTCGACAGCGAGGATATAAATAGCCCTATCTAATTATTATTTCAATAGCTGGAGTATTCGCGTCATTTAATCTCGCTGCGGTTCACGGAACCTTTTTCTGGGGGCAAATCAATATCTATTTGATGGGGTTAGTTGCCCTCGATTTCCTCCGTGGAAGCAAGGGACGCCTCAGGGGCCTAGGGACTGGTCTTGCGACCGGAATAAAACTTACGCCCGCATTGTCTGCAGTCGTTTTTGTTTTTGAACGACGGTGGAAACCACTTTTTGTTGCTATCGGAACATTTGTGGTCAGCATCATTGCTGGTTGCCTGCTCATTCCCGATGGCCCCCAATACTGGACGCGATACATGTTTGAAACTAGCCGGATCGGTGTCCAAAGCAACCCTGGTGCTCACTCACTTCGTGGGGCTTTATATCGATGGCATGACACAGACCAGATTGCTCTGTGGCTAATACTCGATGTGCTCGTCATTATCGTATTTTTTATCGCAGTACGAGGTGCTATTAAGCATGGGGATTTACCCATGGCCATGTGTTTGTCGGGAATAACGGCCCCGATTATTGCTCCATTTTCGTGGTATCACCACTGGGTTTTTCTGGTTCCCACAGCCATTGTGCTGATCTGCGATATCGCCACAGGGTTCACGCTGGCGACACAACGGATTCACAATAACCGGGTTCGTTGGTTTGTAAATCAGTGTGGTGGGTTCGTCAGCGTGGCTATCGTGAGCGTTGCTTATGTCCCCTTTATTAACCCGTACAGCGTGCCAGCTTTCCGAAATCTCGCTTACAGTGAGTCCTTCGATCCCGCCGTTATCCCCGGGAGTTACGTCGGAACAGGCATTGCCATTCTGATTGTTGTTGCACTGCGGTACACCATCGCCTCCGCTGTGACCTCCACCGCGAGCACTCCGCCCTCTACGCATACTCAGCGTCATTCGTCGCAGAGACGGGCACCACAGAGGTGGGGGGCACCCGCACGGTCCTCATCACGTAAGCAGTTATAAGACATCTACTCCGTTGGCATAGCGATATAGCGAACCTCCTGGTATTCCTCGATACCGGCATTTCCGCCTTCGCGACCCAGGCCGGACTGCTTCACGCCACCGAATGGAGCCGCCGCGTTGGACAAGACGCCCACATTTAAACCTGCCATTCCAGCCTCGAGATCCTCCGAGAACCGCAACGCTCGCTGGACATTCGTCGTAAATATATAGGATGACAATCCGTATTCGGTATCGTTGGCTAACTCAAGTGCCTCGTTTTCCGTAGAGAATGTCGTAATCGGGGCGACGGGCCCGAAAATCTCCTCACCGAATACTCGCGCATCGGTGGGAACGGGGTACAGTACCGTCGGCTTATAGAAATAGCCCTTGCCCCCAAGGGACTCACCGCCGCAAAGCACCGTCGCGCCCTTCTCTTTAGCATCATCAACTAAAGCGGCCACGTTCTCCAGGGCTTTCTTCTCAATCAGCGGGCCGCACGTCGTGCCCTCATCCAACCCATTTCCACAGGTCAAATCACCCATTGCCTGGGCCAGCTTCTTCGAGAACTCCTCGGCCACCGACTCATGCACAATAAACCGGTTCGCAGCCGTACAGGCCTCACCCATGTTCCGCATCTTTGCAGCCATAGCACCCTCAACAGCCTTGTCCAGATCCGCGTCGTCAAAAACGACAAACGGAGCATTGCCACCCAGCTCCATCGAGGTTCGCAACACATTCTTCGAGGCGGCTTCGAGCAGATGCTTGCCGACGCCCGTCGAGCCGGTGAACGACATTTTGCGCAAGCGCGAATCGCTCATGATCGGATCCGACACTGACGATGCCGATTTCGACGGCACCACATTAACGACGCCATCCGGCACGCCGGCTTGGCGCAGCAGCTCAATAAAGTACAGCGAGGTGAGCGGTGTTAGGCGCGCGGGCTTCAACACGACGGTGCAGCCGGCAGCTAATGCTGGGCCGATCTTGCGGGTACCCATGGCCAGCGGGAAGTTCCACGGTGTGATGAGGAAACATGGCCCCACAGGGCGACGGGAAACCAGGAACCGTAGAGAGCCCTCCGGGCTCGTGGAATATTGACCCCCAATGCGGTTCGCTTCCTCAGAGAACCAGCGGAGGAACTCCCCGCCGTACGTGACCTCACCGCGGGATTCCGCTAGAGGCTTCCCCATTTCCAGCGTCATCAACGTGGCTAATTCCTCAGAGTTCTCTTGAACCAGGTCAAACGCCTTTTTCAAAATTGAGCTGCGCTCACGGGACGACGTATGTGACCACTCGTATTGAGCATCAGATGCCGCGTCAAGGGCCTTAATGGCATCATCGCCCGTCGCGCTAGCCACCGTTGCGATGACCTCGCCGGTGGCAGGGTTCTCAACGTCAAAGGTCTCTGAGCTAGACGAATCAACCCACTTCCCATTAATAAATAACTGGGTTGGAGTTTTCGCTATCAGCTCTTCCAGATCAATAGACACAACGGCGCCTTTCAGATTGAATGTCACAGGTCGGTTGATTGTCGCACCTAGGGTTAACTGCCAGGGTAATCCCTGCTACGCGTTTCCGTCAGGGAATATTGCCACTGTCATTTCTAGCTGTCGTTATCTCCCCCATTACCGGTGCTTACCACTGCGTAGTAAAAACACATTGCTGATAGCACAAGCGGCGACGATGGCACACACAGTCGCAACAACAAAAGGCTGACCGCCCACAATTCCTGCGGCAAGAGCGGGAACCGCGGTGGATCCGAGACCCGCCACCAAAATAATCATTCCGGCCGCCAAACTGGGCTCGCGGGGAAGAAACGCCATCCCAATTTGAGTTGCCGCAGAGACCGCAAGCATCAGAAACGTCGTAAAGGCGCCAGTGCATAATCCTACCGATAAACCGGATAGGGTGCGGCCAATACACAAACCAGGAAAATTAGTTGCCAGTGTAAAGGTCATGCTCGAGGCCAAAGAGAGCGCAATACACGTTAAGATAACTGGTTTTCTTCCTACAATGTCAGAAACGTGGCCAAACAATAATGCAATGACCACACCCACGACATAAAAAGAAAAGAAGACGACAGTTGAGCTGGAACCCAGCCCCCAATCCCGCTGATATATCGAATACAGCCCCGACGGAATCGTCGACCCGAGTACGACCATCGTCATTCCATACGATAGCGCTATCCCGTCATAAACCCGTCGCACCGTACCAGTCATTGCACCCATATCACGACACCCTCACATAGCGTCAACCCACATCGATCAAAACCTGCTCTATGCTTCAGCGCGAACTTAGTTTTCTTTAAGGAACACTGTAGCCAAGGAATCAACGACAGTGAGGGAGAACTGGAAGAATGAGAAAGCCCCCGTCGGCTGAACCTTTGTAGGATCACAACCGACGGGGACTGACACTCACAATGAAGTTGTGGGCGAAGGGGGACTTGAACCCCCACGTCCGTAAAGGACACTGGCACCTGAAGCCAGCGCGTCTGCCATTCCGCCACTCGCCCGAAACAACGCACGTCAGCTTAGCACGACGTCGCGCGTCGAAAACAAAAGGGGAGGTCACAGGCTTGAAAAGTCCGCGAACTAGCCCACAAACTTACCCAAAACCGTCCCTATGCCTCATACCATATCAGCTTCACATCTCGTACATTCCTCGTATATTCCTCATGCATAACGCGTGAAATCCCGTCGATATTGATCGCACTCAGCGAAAACCTGGGCGTAGTACGCTGCTCTCCTATGTATTTACAAAAGAAATTCGTATAATGACCTGAACTTCTCTCGAATGGCATAGCGTAGAG
This window encodes:
- a CDS encoding MFS transporter; protein product: MGAMTGTVRRVYDGIALSYGMTMVVLGSTIPSGLYSIYQRDWGLGSSSTVVFFSFYVVGVVIALLFGHVSDIVGRKPVILTCIALSLASSMTFTLATNFPGLCIGRTLSGLSVGLCTGAFTTFLMLAVSAATQIGMAFLPREPSLAAGMIILVAGLGSTAVPALAAGIVGGQPFVVATVCAIVAACAISNVFLLRSGKHR
- a CDS encoding NAD-dependent succinate-semialdehyde dehydrogenase, whose translation is MSIDLEELIAKTPTQLFINGKWVDSSSSETFDVENPATGEVIATVASATGDDAIKALDAASDAQYEWSHTSSRERSSILKKAFDLVQENSEELATLMTLEMGKPLAESRGEVTYGGEFLRWFSEEANRIGGQYSTSPEGSLRFLVSRRPVGPCFLITPWNFPLAMGTRKIGPALAAGCTVVLKPARLTPLTSLYFIELLRQAGVPDGVVNVVPSKSASSVSDPIMSDSRLRKMSFTGSTGVGKHLLEAASKNVLRTSMELGGNAPFVVFDDADLDKAVEGAMAAKMRNMGEACTAANRFIVHESVAEEFSKKLAQAMGDLTCGNGLDEGTTCGPLIEKKALENVAALVDDAKEKGATVLCGGESLGGKGYFYKPTVLYPVPTDARVFGEEIFGPVAPITTFSTENEALELANDTEYGLSSYIFTTNVQRALRFSEDLEAGMAGLNVGVLSNAAAPFGGVKQSGLGREGGNAGIEEYQEVRYIAMPTE